ACGAGCCCGAAGGCGTTCGCGATCCAGCCGATCCCGTTCGCGAGGTCGGCTTTTTCGCGTCCCTAGCGAATCCTCTCTAGGAGTTCGTTCAGGCAAAAGGAGGCGACGCGATCAGCGTTTAACCAGCTGCCCGACAAGCATTTCGCTATGCCAAGCGCAGAGGCGCCCCGATTGTATCAGCGAGGCGATTTCGGATATCATGTTCCCCTCCCTAACGACGAAACATGATCCAACAGAACCTTCCCCAAAGGGTGCTTCTCATCGACGAGCACCCAGTCTGCGGCCTTGGACTGAACGCCCTCTTCGCCAAACACGGCAACTACCTGCTGGTGCAGCAGGCCCAGCGCCTGCGCGAGCTGTCCGACACCCTCAAAGTCGACCTCATCATCGTGGAAATCGGGTCCCTCATGCCCAAGGGCGTAGCCGCCCTTCGAGAGCTTAAAAACCGCTACCCGCAAGCTTCCCTTCTGGTCATCAGCAGCTACGACGAGCGCCTCTACGCCGAGCGCTGCCTTAAATCCGGGGCGTCCGGCTACCTGATGAAAACCCAGCCGCTGCCCGACCTGCTCGCCGCAATCGAAACCGTCGCCAGCGGCGGACTCCACGTGAGCGAGCGCGTCAAGACCGTGATGGTCAACAAGCTGGCGGGACAGGAGCCCGAAGGCGACGAGCCCGGATTCGACTGCCTGTCCGACAAGGAGCTCCTCATCATCGAGCAAATCGGGCTGTCAAAAAACAATAAAGAGATCGCTCAGGCGCTGCAAATCAGCGTAAAGACGATAGAGTCTCACCGGTCGCGCATCAAAGCGAAGCTCAAGCTGGACAGCCCGCAGGAGTTGATGCGCTACGCGATGCGCATGCATCCAGTTTAGCAACTTCTACACAGCCCCTTTCGAGTGAACGAACGCAACCGGTCAGACTATCCAAACGGCACCGCACTACTGGCGGAGGACGACGAGCTCATCCGTGACATCGTCACCCACTACCTTCACCGACTGGGCTACGACGTGCTCGAAGCCGCCAACGGAAAAGCGGCTATCGATATCATCGATCAGCTGGAAAACGGAAAACTCGATCTGATCGTGACCGATTTGCTGATGCCGAAGGTCGGCGGCGAGGCGGTCATAGAGACCGCAAAGCAGCGCGGCGCCTGCGATCGCTTCCTCGTCATGTCCGGATTCAGCGAACTCTCCCAGAATCCGAACGCCGCCCAGGAAAGCTCGCTATTCATCGAGAAGCCCTTCACCTTCGGCTCCTTCGAGGAGAAGCTGAGCGCCCTGCGGCATCGATAGCGATCCCAGCGGCTTTCGCCCTCCGCGATCCGCATCCAAGACGCATTTTAGTGTTGCGCATCGCGGCGGATCGTTTCTTTTAGACCGCTTTCACGCTAGAGACCAGCGGCCACACCGCTCGCCTCCGCGGAAGCGCCTCCCTCGAGGTGTCAGCGTCTAGCCCAGCGAAACCTTGGCTAGGGATCGTCAAACGACCTTCCGACCTTCCGTGAAATTCGAAAACGAAACACAAATGGCTAGCAGCACTTCTGTAGATAAGACTCAAATCATCAGCGACTTCAAGACGCACGATTCCGACACCGGCTCCGCCGACGTGCAGATCGCCCTCTTGACCGCTCGCATCAACCACCTCACGGAGCACCTTCGCGAACACCGCAAGGACTTCCACACCCGCCGCGGCCTTCTGGCCATGGCCGCTCGTCGCCGCAAGCTTCTCAACTACCTGAAGAAGCACGACCTGGAAAAATACAACGAGCTCCTGCAGCGCCTGAACCTCCGCAAATAACGCGGCAACCGTGGCGTTCACCTCAGGTCACTCATTGCAAAACGAGCGATGTTGATCACTTTCCAAGCCTGCGAATACCCATTCGCGGGCTTTTTCGCATAACTAACCATATGTAAACCAACCCCGACGACCCGGGAGAACAGAGATCCGTCTGAGGATTTTTCCGAATGCGGCCCACTCTCCCCCCAAGCCCCACAGCTCGGCCCCATTCGGAAAATTCTTCAGATTTTAGACCGATCCCGTTCTCCGAGTCGTCATCCGAAAAGACGTAACGAAAAGAATGATACAGAAACATAGCATCACCGTCGACGATCTCGACATCACATTCGCCACCGGCGATGTGGCAAACCTCGCCTCCGGCGCCGTCACCGTGACCTGCGGCGAAACCAGCCTCTTCGTCTCCGCCACCGTGGCCAAGACCATCCGCGAAGGTCAGGACTGGTTCCCCCTCACCGTCGACTACCGCGAAAAGTACGCCGCGGCCGGCCGCATCCCAGGCGGCTACTTCAAGCGCGAAGGCCGTCCTTCCGAAAAGGAAATCCTCACCT
The DNA window shown above is from Pelagicoccus sp. SDUM812003 and carries:
- a CDS encoding response regulator translates to MNERNRSDYPNGTALLAEDDELIRDIVTHYLHRLGYDVLEAANGKAAIDIIDQLENGKLDLIVTDLLMPKVGGEAVIETAKQRGACDRFLVMSGFSELSQNPNAAQESSLFIEKPFTFGSFEEKLSALRHR
- the rpsO gene encoding 30S ribosomal protein S15, which translates into the protein MASSTSVDKTQIISDFKTHDSDTGSADVQIALLTARINHLTEHLREHRKDFHTRRGLLAMAARRRKLLNYLKKHDLEKYNELLQRLNLRK
- a CDS encoding response regulator transcription factor, whose amino-acid sequence is MIQQNLPQRVLLIDEHPVCGLGLNALFAKHGNYLLVQQAQRLRELSDTLKVDLIIVEIGSLMPKGVAALRELKNRYPQASLLVISSYDERLYAERCLKSGASGYLMKTQPLPDLLAAIETVASGGLHVSERVKTVMVNKLAGQEPEGDEPGFDCLSDKELLIIEQIGLSKNNKEIAQALQISVKTIESHRSRIKAKLKLDSPQELMRYAMRMHPV